Below is a genomic region from Methanobacterium sp..
ACTATTATATTGCGAGTTGGGAATAAATTATACCGAATACTATAAATTCCTGTTAAGTATGCATCTCTAAAAGGGTCTGGATCAGGATAATGATCAACAACAGGACCGACCACTTTTTTCCATTTATATCCTTTTTTCTCAACCCATTTTTTTATAAATTCGTCCTCATAGATCATTAAGTCAAAAGGAATTAATATGCCCTCAACAGATCGTGTTTTTATCAAAGTAGCAATAGTATAACCCCTTGTATCCACTCTTCTTTGATCCACCACTTTTTCAAAAGTTGTAAATTTTGGAATAGTTGTAGGGTTATGGTGGATAAAATTACTTTCAATGGCCCCTACTTCACAATCTGAAATATAACTGATTATTCCTCTAAACCAACCCTGTCTTAAAATAACGTCACTGTCAATGAATACAAACCATTCTGTATCCACATTTTTTATGCCAATTTCTCTGGATTTACCTAAAGCTGCTTCTGTTTTGATAATTTTAATATTAAATTTATTCTTATAACTCTCTATTATGTCCAGTGTCTTATCAGTTGAAAATCCGTCTAAAACAATTAAATGACAAACAGGTATCTCTTCAAAAATTGATTTTAAACATTTATCTAAAATAGTTTCACTATTTTTAGTACACATCACTACATCAATTTTCATTTTAATCACATGTAAAGATTTTTCAGATTATTTAAAACTTTTTATGTCGTTAAGGTTTTATCAGTAAATAATTGAAAATTATTATTTTATGTACTGATAAATAAATTTGAATTCTATGTCGATCTTTTTAAAAACGTCATTTAAAGAAGTCTGGTTTATAATCAAATTATAATTACTGGGAAACTCTATATTAAAAGCGTAGTTATTTTTATGTTTTAATTTAAGGATGTCTCCAACACCTTTAATATTTTTAAAGAGTGCTAAGCTCAAGTCATGAAAGTGCATCATGTAATAATATACTCCAAAAGTTCCACCATATTCTATTCTTAAATCTTTACTTTTCATCATATGGTTCAGTTTATTGGATTCTCTTTTGGTTCCTTTATACAGTCTGTCTGCTGCCAGTATTTTATTAACCTTCAAAAAGTTGTATTTCTGCCCTATTCTTAGCCAGAATTCATAATCCATGCACAAATAGATATCTCTAATCTTATTATCTTTAATTATCTTTTTTCTAAAAAATACGGCTGGCTGACAAATAAAACATTCTCTAAGAAGATGTTTATAACTCCAATTGGAAGTTTTACATATCTTTTTTATATTTCCAAATTCATCAATTATTACTTCATCCCCATAAATGACGTCCACATCCTGATTTTCATAGAATTTATTTACAACATATGAAAAAGTATTGTAGTCCAAATAACAATCATCAGAATTAACCCATCCGATAATATCGCCATTTGCCATTGCAAAACCTTTATTTAAAGCATCTGACTGACCATTATCATGTTCAGAAATCCAATTTAAGTTGTATTTATTCTCATATTTTTTTAAAATATCAATGGTATTATCTATGGAACCTCCATCGATCACAAAATGTTCTATATTCTGGTAATCCTGATTCATCACACTTTTAATAGTATCTTCAATGTATTTACCCTGATTATATGATGGAGTTATAATGGATACCAAAGGATTCTCAATCATTTTATCATCCCCATTAATTTAATAAGTGAATAGTGTAAAATAAACTTTAAATTACACTATCTGATCATTTATCCACCAATAAGTTTTTTCTAATCCTCTTTCAAGACTTACCTGCGGTTCCCATTTTAACTCCTTTTTAAGAAGGGTTAAATCAGCGTTGCGGCCTCTAACTCCCTGTGGTGCTGAAAGATCATAGTTTTTCCCTATCTTTTTCCCGGAAATATCGATGATTATATCTGCCAGTTCATTGATGGTTACTAAACGATCACACCCTATATTAAGCGGTCGATTATAATCAGATTTCATTAGCTGCATAATTCCGTCTATACAATCATCTATGTAACAGTACGATCTAGATTGCTTTCCATCACCCCATATCTTAATAACACCAGGATCAGGAGCGCTAGCTACTTTACGACATAAAGCAGCTGGTGACTTTTCTCTCCCCCCATTATATGTTCCTTCAGGGCCGTATATATTGTGAAAACGGGCTATTCTTACTTCAAGATCTGTATCCCTTTGATAAGCTTCGCAGGTCTTTTCAGTGTATAGCTTTTCCCATCCATAAAAATCATCTGGATCAGCAGGATAAGCATCTTTTTCCTTTAATCCACGGTTATTAGGGCTTTTTTGGCGATAAGTAGGGTAAATACATGCTGATGATGCAAAAAATAATCTTTTAATCCCCCCATCTGCAGAAGTTTGTAACATATTAACATTCATAAGTACATTATCATGCATTATTTCCGCACCTACTTCTGTAATAAATCCTATACCTCCCATATTAGCTGCAAGATGAAATACATAATCTACATCAGCAGCAGCTTTTTTACATGATTCGGCTGATCTTAGATCAAGAGTTAGATTTTCAGAATAATATGGCTCCGAAATGTAGTTATCCCATTTGATATCTACAGCTCTAACAAAATTACCTTCATCATAAAGTTTTTTAGCTAAATGACTTCCTATAAATCCACCAGCTCCAGTAACTAATATTTTTTTCATTTAATCCCTCACTTTTTTCATGAAATATTCAAAAATTATACTATAACTAATACTTTTAATATTAAGCATATTGATATTGCCATAATAAACAGGATATTTTCTTACTAACGTTTTAAAAAGTGTTTTAAAACGAATTATCCAGATTTATATATACATTACATTATTAAGGCAAATTAAACTCCCCATATGGCTTATTTATTCTTGATCATGATGACACCTCCGGATAATATAAAAATTCAGCATTACCATTATCATAAATAAGATTCTTGCTTTTTAAAAATTCAAAATAATATCCGTCAGTTATATCTATATAATTCAAAACTAAACGTGAATTTTCCAAAGAGGGGATATAGATAGTACCATTTTTAACATTCCAGCACCTTAAAAACAGGAGCGAATTTTTCTGAATACGTGTAGTGTTTTCTGTAAACTGATGAACATCAAGTTTAGGAACCTTGAAACTCACAAATCCACCACCATACCAATCACCGTATACCCTATCCTTACTGTTGGTTACCCCATTCAGCCAGTTACAAGCCTGTATCTCAGATTCTGTGTGGAACGGCCAGTCTGCTTTATAAAGGGAAAGGGGCATGGAAGTGGGTGTTGCACCAGTGACTTCAAAAACAAAACCAGTAGCAAATAAAAAGTAAGGAATTAAAATAAGAACTGCCAGTAACTTTAACGATTTCCCTATTGAAGATTTCTTTGTTAAAGGTATCCCCGTTAAAGATATATTTGCAAAGGATATCCTTGCTAAAAGTTTCCGGATTAAAATATTAAATCCTTTTCTAGAAACTACATTTGATAAAAACTGGAATACCATTAAACCTCCCAAAATACAAAATGGAGCGAGTACAAATAAACAAATATGGAAAATACGTGTTATATTGATTTTTGAAGCAAAATAAGGTAATATTATGCTTAATAAAATTATAAAAAGATTAATCAGTGCTAACGATACATAACTCTTATTAAAATATTTTCTATATCGAGTTAACATTCCATAAACTCCAATAACAATTAAAAACTGTGTTATGTACTGCATAACTCTGGCAATTTGCCATACGATTTCTGATGAACGCATTTGTCCTATACCTAAAGCCTGCATGACATAAGGATCCATTCCATACGTGGAAAAGAAATTGGAGTAAAGGTTTGTTAAAATGCCGTTACCTATTTTTACAACTGATAAAAGGGAAGAACTCTGCGAAATGTATATGTACCACCCCATAGAAAACGTTAGAAATATCAAAACATATGTAACAGTGATAGCATTTAAATTAGCCTTTTCTGGATATTTTAATTTAATTTTAAACTTCCCAAAAAAGTTATTTATATTATCTTTCTCCATTAAAAATAATAAAACCACATAACTACCAAATATAATCAGATATAGATAGGCAGCGGTGTAATGAGATACCACAATGGAAAATAAAAATATAAGTAGAATTATGTTCTTTTTTAAAAAGTCATTTGATTTGTTGAATATCAATAATAAAGATACGACTATAAAAAATTCAGCTAATTCCTGTCTTGAAAGCCCAACTATCTCAAAAAAGAAAGAAGGAAATGAAATAAAAAAAAATGCTGCTAAAAATGAGATCTTTTCACTGCAGAAGTTTCTATACATAGAAAATAATGCCAGCGGAACCAGGGACAGCAAAAAAGAATAGATGATTTTAAGAATCCACACGGGACTTAAATTCAGTAAAATAGAGTAAATTGGAGGCATTATTGTTATGCTCAACATAGCATTCAGGTTGGTATGGATTTGAGAATCCCAAAACGCATTATTAATAACAGTAGATAACGTATAGTACTCTAACTGGATATCTCCCCCTACAATATCCCCTGAAATAAGTGAATGCGTCCATAAAATTCCTAAAGAAATAGAAAAGATATAAAGAGAGTACAATTTAACAGATATCTTTTTCATGAAAACAATGATTAAAACAGAAATAGCCATCAGTGAGTAATTAATTAAAATTAAATAATTATTTTTATAGTTAAAAACTATAAAAGAACTTAAAATAGCTAAAAAAGGAATTAAAATCGGCAATAATCCATAAAAATTTAATAAATATCCCTTAATGAATTTACCATTAATGTGAATGTTGAAACCTTCTCCAAATTTATAGGCAACTAAAGTTAAACAAGAAGTCATTAATATAAAACTTGAAAGTAGAGGCCATAATGAAAGAGGTTTAATAATTCCAATTAAAGGTAGTAAAAAGTTTAAAGATACTCCCAAGAAAAATGTAAATGATATACTCAAACCAATAACACATAATAAATTTTCAATGGAACCCAGCTGTCTAGGTTTTAAGATGGATAACAACAAAGCTCCAGGAATAAAAGTAAGATAAATAAACCCTATGATTTGCCTAAAAACAGGTGAATTAAAGCCTAAAGTTTCCAGTACTATTAATCCTGAAAGCAGTAATTGTACCACCACTGAAAACAAAATTAAATATTTTAAATTTTGGTCTATGCTACCATCTCCACATGTTGACCATAAAAAACATCTGCAGCATAAACCATTTTGTGACCTTTGAGTGTGCGCAACTGAAAATTATTATCCTTCAGCTTTTTTACTACATCATGATACGTTTCTTTCCCCCTAAATTGATGATATGCCGCAATTACCATATTGGGCTTAAATTTGAAAACTTCTCCCATTCCATCTAAAGCTTCAACTTCAGAACCTTCAATGTCCATTTTAATAAAATCAACTGTTTTAATATTTAATTCTTTTAAAATATCATCTAAGGTATCAACCTGTAAAACTAGACCTTCAGAAGTTTTTTCAGGATGATCCTCTACAAATGTATGAGAACGATTATATTGCCCCTTATTCATTTTTAAATCCTTTTTTGAACTCCATATTCCTTTATTAATAGTTATAACATTTTTTAAATTATTTAATTTTATATTTTTCTTTAAAATCTTTAAATTTTCAGGTTCTGGTTCAATAGCTATCACTTTACCTTCATCACCTACAATTTTAGATGCCATTACAGTAAATAGACCAAAATGCGCACCGGCGTCAACCACGATATCGCCTTTATTTATGTGAATAAATTTTCCATAGATGTTTTTATTGAAAATTTCATCGAGTATCATGAAAAAAGAGCCAAAAAATGGATAATCCTTGATTTTATTTACTTTACTT
It encodes:
- a CDS encoding glycosyltransferase family 2 protein; the protein is MKIDVVMCTKNSETILDKCLKSIFEEIPVCHLIVLDGFSTDKTLDIIESYKNKFNIKIIKTEAALGKSREIGIKNVDTEWFVFIDSDVILRQGWFRGIISYISDCEVGAIESNFIHHNPTTIPKFTTFEKVVDQRRVDTRGYTIATLIKTRSVEGILIPFDLMIYEDEFIKKWVEKKGYKWKKVVGPVVDHYPDPDPFRDAYLTGIYSIRYNLFPTRNIIVSSLASPFKLFYFLYKYRSVESTFNSLKYNLIMLKGLLDELFAFS
- a CDS encoding glycosyltransferase family 2 protein, producing MIENPLVSIITPSYNQGKYIEDTIKSVMNQDYQNIEHFVIDGGSIDNTIDILKKYENKYNLNWISEHDNGQSDALNKGFAMANGDIIGWVNSDDCYLDYNTFSYVVNKFYENQDVDVIYGDEVIIDEFGNIKKICKTSNWSYKHLLRECFICQPAVFFRKKIIKDNKIRDIYLCMDYEFWLRIGQKYNFLKVNKILAADRLYKGTKRESNKLNHMMKSKDLRIEYGGTFGVYYYMMHFHDLSLALFKNIKGVGDILKLKHKNNYAFNIEFPSNYNLIINQTSLNDVFKKIDIEFKFIYQYIK
- a CDS encoding NAD-dependent epimerase/dehydratase family protein translates to MKKILVTGAGGFIGSHLAKKLYDEGNFVRAVDIKWDNYISEPYYSENLTLDLRSAESCKKAAADVDYVFHLAANMGGIGFITEVGAEIMHDNVLMNVNMLQTSADGGIKRLFFASSACIYPTYRQKSPNNRGLKEKDAYPADPDDFYGWEKLYTEKTCEAYQRDTDLEVRIARFHNIYGPEGTYNGGREKSPAALCRKVASAPDPGVIKIWGDGKQSRSYCYIDDCIDGIMQLMKSDYNRPLNIGCDRLVTINELADIIIDISGKKIGKNYDLSAPQGVRGRNADLTLLKKELKWEPQVSLERGLEKTYWWINDQIV
- a CDS encoding DUF2206 domain-containing protein; this encodes MVQLLLSGLIVLETLGFNSPVFRQIIGFIYLTFIPGALLLSILKPRQLGSIENLLCVIGLSISFTFFLGVSLNFLLPLIGIIKPLSLWPLLSSFILMTSCLTLVAYKFGEGFNIHINGKFIKGYLLNFYGLLPILIPFLAILSSFIVFNYKNNYLILINYSLMAISVLIIVFMKKISVKLYSLYIFSISLGILWTHSLISGDIVGGDIQLEYYTLSTVINNAFWDSQIHTNLNAMLSITIMPPIYSILLNLSPVWILKIIYSFLLSLVPLALFSMYRNFCSEKISFLAAFFFISFPSFFFEIVGLSRQELAEFFIVVSLLLIFNKSNDFLKKNIILLIFLFSIVVSHYTAAYLYLIIFGSYVVLLFLMEKDNINNFFGKFKIKLKYPEKANLNAITVTYVLIFLTFSMGWYIYISQSSSLLSVVKIGNGILTNLYSNFFSTYGMDPYVMQALGIGQMRSSEIVWQIARVMQYITQFLIVIGVYGMLTRYRKYFNKSYVSLALINLFIILLSIILPYFASKINITRIFHICLFVLAPFCILGGLMVFQFLSNVVSRKGFNILIRKLLARISFANISLTGIPLTKKSSIGKSLKLLAVLILIPYFLFATGFVFEVTGATPTSMPLSLYKADWPFHTESEIQACNWLNGVTNSKDRVYGDWYGGGFVSFKVPKLDVHQFTENTTRIQKNSLLFLRCWNVKNGTIYIPSLENSRLVLNYIDITDGYYFEFLKSKNLIYDNGNAEFLYYPEVSS
- a CDS encoding FkbM family methyltransferase, which encodes MNKFEIFTFLTKIIPESKFKDRLNYFIYDLADHPFYQAEKLISNIRTCKDGILYLETNDGLAFYGLPDKNPYAYLKYLNRSKVNKIKDYPFFGSFFMILDEIFNKNIYGKFIHINKGDIVVDAGAHFGLFTVMASKIVGDEGKVIAIEPEPENLKILKKNIKLNNLKNVITINKGIWSSKKDLKMNKGQYNRSHTFVEDHPEKTSEGLVLQVDTLDDILKELNIKTVDFIKMDIEGSEVEALDGMGEVFKFKPNMVIAAYHQFRGKETYHDVVKKLKDNNFQLRTLKGHKMVYAADVFYGQHVEMVA